One window of Pyrus communis chromosome 12, drPyrComm1.1, whole genome shotgun sequence genomic DNA carries:
- the LOC137711663 gene encoding uncharacterized protein has translation MCRSTDYHGFQSRRDRLKIREFFLRFSGLNTREPLPESLSLIYLPRINENELEIDGSQIRPDSPAFVTLYRVVNAKVREGEVVFGSRERVGAGDGIRFEVYLREEKVLKGVFRKDEGQEWKLECKCVLEGESVAAELTEAEVCVAVEGHVAMNERVSMVVKKTKKHRKCGFKRLEEIPEEGEVDYESDGCCCNCGSDGGDSEMGSDVDGEDEREMEMDMEGVRWAVDVGIWVMCLGVGYFVSKASSKSLRRTRLI, from the coding sequence ATGTGTAGATCGACGGACTACCACGGATTCCAGTCACGCAGAGACCGATTGAAGATTCGGGAATTTTTTCTGCGGTTTTCGGGTTTGAATACCCGGGAACCGTTACCCGAATCGCTCAGTCTTATTTATCTTCCACGGATCAACGAAAACGAGCTTGAGATCGACGGGTCACAGATCCGACCCGACTCGCCGGCGTTTGTGACGCTGTACCGGGTCGTGAACGCGAAGGTGAGAGAAGGAGAGGTGGTATTCGGGTCCAGGGAACGGGTCGGGGCCGGCGACGGGATCCGGTTTGAGGTGTATCTGAGGGAGGAGAAGGTGTTGAAGGGAGTTTTCAGGAAGGATGAGGGGCAAGAGTGGAAATTAGAGTGTAAGTGCGTGCTGGAGGGCGAGAGTGTCGCGGCGGAGCTCACGGAGGCTGAGGTGTGCGTGGCGGTGGAGGGACACGTGGCGATGAATGAGAGAGTGAGCATGGTGGTTAAAAAGACGAAAAAGCACCGGAAATGCGGGTTCAAGCGGTTGGAGGAGATCCCGGAGGAGGGAGAGGTAGATTATGAATCGGACGGCTGCTGTTGTAACTGTGGATCGGACGGTGGAGATTCGGAGATGGGGAGTGACGTGGACGGTGAGGATGAGAGGGAGATGGAGATGGATATGGAAGGAGTGAGATGGGCCGTGGATGTGGGGATCTGGGTCATGTGTTTGGGTGTGGGCTACTTTGTTTCTAAAGCCTCTTCCAAAAGCTTAAGACGCACAAGATTAATATAA